The DNA segment ACGAGCAGCACGACGACGCCGATCGTGCGGCGTCGGCCGAGCCGGAGCGATGTGGGGGTCATGTTTCGCATGCGGCGGTGTGAGGGCCGCTGGTACAGGTGTCGGCGCCGGGGCCGCCGTGGAGCCTGTCATCACCCGGGCCGCCCCAGAGGGTGTCGTCGCCGCCGAAACCGCAGATCACGTCATCACCCGCCGTGCCCACCAACACATCATCGCCCGCCGTGCCCCGAATCGTGCACGCACCCGGCGCAAGCAGCACGGTCACCTCGGCGTCGTCGCAGGCCCCCAACGCGTCACAGACCCGATACGAGAAACCCTCACGGCCGCCGGCCGCGGGTGCCCGGTAACGCACCACCAACTCGTGGCCCGGGACCTCCTCCACCATCGGCACACCCGATCCCGGCGACGCCGTGACCGCCAACGACAACACATCCAGATTCCCGTCGAGGTCCACGTCGTTGTCCAACACGCGCACATCGGTCACCGAACCAGCCTCGACGAAGGCCGCGTCATCACCCGCCGCCGGCGGCGACTCCGCTCCGCCTGCACCAGTTCCCCAACGTGCCCGGATGGATATCCAGATCACGGGCCGCGTGGGCGATCAGCTTGCCCGTCTCGGTCACGATCCGCACCGCGCCGCCGCGGAACTCCCGGTCAGAACGTCGCCGTATCTCCGACATCGCTCTCCTTTCGCGTTAGAGCATGCCTCCACGATCTCGGGGGATTTCCACATGGCCGCTTTCCCTGATTTAGCCCGGAAGGGGGGCTACCCTGTCGGGGTTGGCTTCCACCCAGGCTCGGGCAACACCCAAGTGGAACTGGTGTTGCGCTCGGAGTCGTTGGTCGGTCTCTTCGTCCTTACCTGCATAGATGCGAGCCTGTGCATAGCACTTATCCTCAATTTCTGTGAGCCGCTCTCTGACGCGTTCAACTTCTTCCAGTAGAGCTTCTTGCTGCTCTTCGCTGAGCTGACTGATCTCGTCCACTGACGGAAGTCCATACCCGTCCACGCACGAAATCGCCTCATCAAACTGTGACTTCTGCAGCAGTCCATAGTTGAGATCATGGGCCAACGCGGCGTCAAGTTGATCATGCACTTCGAGTTCAAACTGGCCCCGTCGCCTTAGTGCGGGATCTGTGGACTCGAGCTTGGCGTCGGCGCTGGGAACGTACACCGAACCCGGCGTTTCCCCACCATACAACGTCAAGATGAACTCGCGGACTATTTCTTCCAAGCCAAAGTTGGCATATTGTTCCGGGCTTGCGGGGCCTGAAGAGGCTCCAGTGGCTGCGACCGGTTCGATCTTTCCACCATCTCCACCGCTCGTGTCCTCACCCTTTGAGCGGTCTATGCCGAACCACACTAGCCCACCCGCCGCCAGCGCAACCAGACCGACAAGCCACACTCGGCGGACCGAGAACCGGCGCACGTCATGCGCATCTTGTGTCATGTCGCTCCCAATCCATAGCTAGGCTCCGATCCGTGGCGATCACCGCTACTCATATCCGATTTCGCCGACATTCGAACTGCAATCCGCGACCGAGTTCCCCCACTCGAGAATCTTCCACATGCCGCCCACCAGAACGGCCAACCCCCGCGACACCCGCAACGTCACCTTGCCGCCGAAACGCAGTCATCGCACTACTGTAGAGGTCGAAGGACGCCGCCGCCGAGGCTCAGACCGCCTCGTCGAGTTGGCCGGCAGGGCGACCACCTTGTCAGGATTGGCTTCCACCCAGGCTTGGGCAACCTCCAAGTAGAACT comes from the Deltaproteobacteria bacterium genome and includes:
- a CDS encoding transposase: MSEIRRRSDREFRGGAVRIVTETGKLIAHAARDLDIHPGTLGNWCRRSGVAAGGG